The Quadrisphaera setariae nucleotide sequence CAGGTGCTCACGGCGTCCTCGTTCGCGGCGCTGATGAGCGTGCTCGTGGGCCGCTGGGCGATCCTGCCCACCTGGGCGCTGTTCATCCTCCTCGGCAACACCTCCTCCGGGGGCGCCGTCGCCCCGGGGCTGCTGCCGGAGCCGTTCAGCACCCTCTCGCGGGTGCTGCCCTCGGGCGCCCTCGTCTCCGCGCTGAGGGCGGCGGCGTACTTCAACGACACCCAGCGCTGGGAGCCGCGCCTGGTGCTGCTGGCCTGGGCGGTGACGACGACGACGGCCCTCGTGCTCGTCTGCCGCGCCCGCCGCACGAGCCCCGCCCCCTGACCCCGGCCCCCTCACCCGGCCCCCGACCCCTGACCCCTGACCCCTGCGAGGGCCTGCGGGCAGGATGGCCCCATGAGCACGGAGAGCAGCACCGCCGGCACCCCAGAGGGCACGACGACGACGTGGACGGCGGCGCAGGTGGCCCGCCTCGTCGACCACACCCTGCTCAAGCCCGAGGCGACCCCCGCCGACGTCGCGGCCCTGCTCGCCGACGCCCGCCGCCTGGGCGTGCTCGCGGTCTGCGTCTCGCCGTCCTTCCTCCCCCTGGCGCAGACCGCGGGTGAGGGCTCGACGGACGGCCTCGTCGTGGCGACCGTCTGCGGCTTCCCCTCCGGCAAGCACGCCAGCGAGGTCAAGGCGGCCGAGGCCGCCGCCGCGGTGGCCGCCGGCGCGGACGAGGTCGACATGGTCATCGACGTCGGCGCGGCCCTGTCGGGCGACGTCGACGCCGTCCGCGCCGACATCGCCGCGGTGCGCGCCGCCGTCCCCGCACCGGGGGTGCTCAAGGTCATCGTCGAGAGCGCCGCCCTGCCCGACGACGTGCTCGTCGCGGTGTGCCGCGCCGCGGAGGAGGCCGGGGCCGACTTCGTGAAGACCTCCACCGGCTTCCACCCCACGGGCGGCGCCAGCGTGCACGCGGTCGAGGTCATGCGCGCCACCGTCGGCGGGCGCCTGGGCATCAAGGCCTCCGGAGGCATCCGCACCGCCGAGGCCGCGGTCGCCCTGCTCGAGGCGGGCGCCACCCGCCTGGGCCTGTCCGGGACGGCGGCGGTGCTGGACGGCCTCCCGCAGGGCTGAGCCGCGCTGGCCCGCCGGCCCGCGCGGCGGCCGACGCGTCAGCCGACGGCGGCGGGGCGGGCGCCGGAGCGCCCGTCCCCGCGCTGCGCCTTCACCGCGTACATGGCGGCGTCGGCGCGGCGCAGCAGCTCCTCGCCCGGCAGCGGCGCGTCGGTCGCAGCCGTGCCCGTGCTCACCCCGAGCGCCAGGACCAGGCCGTCGACCTCGACGGCCTCGTCCAGGCACGTCCGCACCCGCGCTGCGACCGCCTCGACGGCCCGTGCGTCGGGCGCCCCGCCCAGGACCACCACGAACTCGTCGCCGCCGGTGCGCCCCACCTGAGCGTCCGGACCGGCTGCGTCCTGGAGGCGCCGGGCGACCTCCACGAGCACCCGGTCACCCACGTCGTGCCCGTGCTGGTCGTTCACGGGCTTGAACCCGTCGAGGTCGCAGAAGACCACCGCGGCCAGCGACCCGGTCCCGGCCTCGGCGCACGCAGCGGCCAGGGCGTCGGCCGTGCCGCGGCGTCCCAGGAGGCCCGTGAGCGGGTCGTGCCGGGCCGCGTGCAGCAGCTCGGCGTGGCGGGCGTGCTGCGTGGCCTCCAGCGCCGCGTGGGCGCGCTCGCGCTGGCGGGCGAGGATCGCGATGTTGGCCAGCACCAGGCACGCCAGGCCGAGGGCGGCCAGCTGCTCGGCGGGGCCGTGCACAGCGGGCAGGACCCCGGCGGAGGTCCCGGCCGTCGCGGCCGCTGACAGCACCAGCGCGCCGACCCCTCCGGCCTCGAGGGCGCGGCGCCACCGCCAGTCCACGTGCACGCCGGCCACCAGCAGGCACACCAGCGGCACGAGCGTCGGCAGCGCGCAGGAGGCCAGGGCGGCGCTGCCGAGCAGCTGGCCGAAGACCACCCGGCGCGCCGTCCGCTCGTGGAGGTCCCCACCGGCGAGCCACCGCTGGGCGGCGTCGTGCCGCAGCCCCATGAAGGCCGCCCACAGCGCCACCTGCACCGGCCACGGCCACGCGCCCGAGGACGAGCCCGCCACCGCCAGGGCGACGACCAGCACGAGCAGCCCGGCGCCGGAGACGCTGAGGAGCACGCGAGAGGGCCGCTGCAGCGCGGCCCCGCTGCTCACCGGTCGGCCATCTGGCCGCGTCCTGCACGACCGGACCGCTTCACGGCGTACATCGCCGCGTCGGCCGCGGTCAGGAGCGCGTCGGGGTCGCACGGGGCCTCCGTCGTGACGACGCCGGTGCTGGCACCCACCGACACCCTGGAGCCGTCGGCCAGCTCGACCTCGCGAGCCACCTCGGCGCGCACGCGCCGCGCGACGTCCTCGGCTGCACCGGCGTCGGGCAGACCCGGCAGCACCAGCACGAACTCGTCACCACCGGTGCGGGCCACCGCGTCGCCGTCGCGCGCGCACGCCAGCAGGCGCCGGGCCACGACGGAGAGCAGCTCGTCGCCCGCGGCGTGGCCGTGCACGTCGTTGATCGGCTTGAAGCCGTCCAGGTCCACGAAGACCACGGCCGTCACCGCCACCGGGTCAGCGGACGCGGCCGCTCGCCGCAGCGGTCCCTCCAGGCCGCGGCGACCGAGCAGCCCGGTCAGGGAGTCGTGCAGCGCGGCGTGCTCCAGCACCTCCAGGTGCTCGCGGCGCTCGGCGTCCAGCGACGCGGCCGCCCGAGCCGCGCGGCGGGAGACGTCGAAGGTGTTGGCCACGGTGGGGGTCGTCAGCGCCAGGAGGGCCACGGCGAGGAGCGCTGCAGACGGGGTGGAGACCACGCCGTCCACCCAGCCGAGCGCCTGTGCGCCCAGCGTCGCCGCGGAGGTGACCAGCACCACGGCGCCGCACTCCACGAGCCGGCGTCCCGTCGGGTGCAGCAGCACGGCGTACACGGCCGCCGTCGTGGCGGCCGCCGGCACCAGGGCGCTCAGCCCCAGCACCGCCAGCATCCCGCTGAGGCAGGTGCACGCGGCGATGAGCGAGACCAGTCCGCCGAGGCCCGCGGAGCGCTGCTCGAGCGCCAGCCGCACCGGCGGCGAGGCGGTCAGGCCCAGGCCGGCGCCGAAGGCCGCAGCTGCTGGCAGGGGCACCGAGGCGCCCAGCTGGTCGGCGGCGGCGGCCAGCGCCAGCGCCGCCGCGGCGACGCCCAGCACCGGTCCCAGCAGCGACAGCGGCCAGCGGACGGCGTGCGGCAGCAGCACGGCCACCTCCCGTCGTCGACCTCACCGGCCCGGCGCAGCGCCGAGCTCCGAGAGGACGA carries:
- the deoC gene encoding deoxyribose-phosphate aldolase; its protein translation is MSTESSTAGTPEGTTTTWTAAQVARLVDHTLLKPEATPADVAALLADARRLGVLAVCVSPSFLPLAQTAGEGSTDGLVVATVCGFPSGKHASEVKAAEAAAAVAAGADEVDMVIDVGAALSGDVDAVRADIAAVRAAVPAPGVLKVIVESAALPDDVLVAVCRAAEEAGADFVKTSTGFHPTGGASVHAVEVMRATVGGRLGIKASGGIRTAEAAVALLEAGATRLGLSGTAAVLDGLPQG
- a CDS encoding GGDEF domain-containing protein, whose product is MSSGAALQRPSRVLLSVSGAGLLVLVVALAVAGSSSGAWPWPVQVALWAAFMGLRHDAAQRWLAGGDLHERTARRVVFGQLLGSAALASCALPTLVPLVCLLVAGVHVDWRWRRALEAGGVGALVLSAAATAGTSAGVLPAVHGPAEQLAALGLACLVLANIAILARQRERAHAALEATQHARHAELLHAARHDPLTGLLGRRGTADALAAACAEAGTGSLAAVVFCDLDGFKPVNDQHGHDVGDRVLVEVARRLQDAAGPDAQVGRTGGDEFVVVLGGAPDARAVEAVAARVRTCLDEAVEVDGLVLALGVSTGTAATDAPLPGEELLRRADAAMYAVKAQRGDGRSGARPAAVG
- a CDS encoding GGDEF domain-containing protein; the encoded protein is MLLPHAVRWPLSLLGPVLGVAAAALALAAAADQLGASVPLPAAAAFGAGLGLTASPPVRLALEQRSAGLGGLVSLIAACTCLSGMLAVLGLSALVPAAATTAAVYAVLLHPTGRRLVECGAVVLVTSAATLGAQALGWVDGVVSTPSAALLAVALLALTTPTVANTFDVSRRAARAAASLDAERREHLEVLEHAALHDSLTGLLGRRGLEGPLRRAAASADPVAVTAVVFVDLDGFKPINDVHGHAAGDELLSVVARRLLACARDGDAVARTGGDEFVLVLPGLPDAGAAEDVARRVRAEVAREVELADGSRVSVGASTGVVTTEAPCDPDALLTAADAAMYAVKRSGRAGRGQMADR